TGCCTATTAGCTGCTTTCTCAGGTTACCCAGCGACTCTGCACTGGTAAGAATGAACCTATCGTCGCCTATCTTGATGAAACCATCAGGCGTAAAGTCTATCATGTCCATGCTGATGTCGCTGAATTTCATTAATATAAAATAAGATAATAAAATATAAAAAGATAATTTATAATGGATCGCGCCCGGATAGGCATCGATTTTATTTATGTTCTTCTGATGGCCTGGAAAATTTCTTTTCAAGCGCCTCCCTGTATAGCATATTATAGGAACAGAAAGGTATTACCCTGCCGTCGGGAAGCGCATAGTGTATGCCGCAGCTCCTGAGCCTTTCCAGGTCGATGTTATACGGGTCCTGGAAATGCATCGCCCCGATGAATAGCGCGTTATCATGGAACTGGCAAAGCGCGTCGATGGACCTGCCCCTTATGAAGCTCCTGATTATGCCATGATAGTCCAGGTTTCCGGGCATCTTCTCCCGGTCTACATACTTCGGGACTTCCTTGAGCAGCCTTTCTGTGACCATCACTTTCGAGAACCTTGAGTTCTTAAATTCTATGCTGATACTTTCCAGGGTGTTTAAGAGACCGCTGACATCCACGAACCTTGTGACCGGTATCATCTTATTCCCTTCGATGAACACATACGTTCCGCACCCGCAATGGGGATGGACCGTGAACCTGACCTGGCTTTCATGTGACCATGTTTCTGCCAGGTCTGAGATCGGGGTCACGCATGGCACAGGATAGAAATCGTCCTTCGTGATCTCCCCGGATGTCTGATCTTCCAGTAATCCCATAAAGTCCGGTATGGTGATCCTTTGCCTTTGAAGCTCGGAGCTTTCGATCCTTCCGGTAAAGGACACAGGCTGGAAATTAACCCCCCTCACGACGTCAAGGTTCTCTATCGCGAACCGCACTATGTCGCCTACCTGGCCGCTGTTGACATCTTTGACGAGCGTCGGGACTAGCACAATGTTATCGAGGCCCGTCTCCCTCATGTTTGATATGGCTTTCAGCTTAAGGGGAAGAGCGTTAAAGCCTCTGGCCCGGACATAAGGCTCTTCCGTGACCCCATCAAATTGCAGGTATACGGTTGACAGAGGGGACTTTCTCAACTCCCGGCAATAATCCTTGCTCGCGGCAAGCTTAACGCCATTCGTGGCGATCTGTATCTGTATGAATCCCATTTCCTTTGCCATCTTGATTATTTCGGGAAGGTCTTCCCTCATAGTAGGCTCTCCGCCAGCGAACTGTACGGCATAGCACGGGACGGGCTTTTCGTTGCGAAGCACCGTCATCATGTGCCGGATCTCTTCGAACGACGGCTCGTACACATAACCGCTTTTCTTTGCGTTGGCGAAGCATATCGGACATGATAGGTTGCATCTGTTGGTAACGTCTATATTGGCAAGAAGCGTATGCGACCTGTGACCGGGGCATATGCCGCAATCATAAGGACAGCCCCTGGAGATTGTTGTCATAGGATCGCTGAGGCCGTTGCCGATGGCACGATAATTCAGGAACCTGCCATATATCCGGCTATCAGAATAGTAGATATCGCTGAACACTCCGTGCGCCTTACATTCTTTTGATAGGATCACTTTTGTCCCGTCGTCCAGGATCTCGGCATCCACCACCGCCAGACACTCAGGACATAAGGACTTCGTATCCGATATCTTAGTTATTAAAGTCTCATCCTGTATCTTACCGTCTTTTAATTCAGGGTAAGACACCGATCTTGTCACAGCCATAATAATTTTCCCTCTTATACCTTTATTTTTTATCACGTTCGTTATGATGGGTTTACATTATCCGAAATTTTTCTAATACAATATCAAATGAAACATAACTAATTTGTTGTTATTTTAATACTAACTGTATTGTTACTATAATAATAGAAATTTATATAAAGTTTACGCACCATTCAAAAATACATGAGCGACGAATGGGTTGTGGACTCCTTTAAGCGCCTTGGGCTAACGGAATATGAAGCCCGGGCATATATGGCTTTGAACCGGATCAAGGCAGGAACTGTCTCAGACATACATGTGGCGTCCGGAATACCTCGATCAGCCATCTACGGTGCGCTTACGAAACTTGAAGAGAAAGGGCTGATAGAGGTAGAGCACGGTAAACCGATGCGTTACAGGAGTATAATCCCTTCAAAGGCAATGAATAAGATAAAGAGCGCCATCGACGATGAGCGCGATAAGGTCCTGAACTACCTGGAAGAGGCCCATGCAAGGGGCGAGAACGACGAAGCTTCCGAAGCCGTTTGGACCATAAGGGGCGTTAAAAACCTGTATAATAAGCTGTCAGATACGCTATGCGACGCGGAAAAGGACATCATACTCATTGCGACCGACCCCATATTCGTAGAATTAGAAAAACACTACTCCATATTCGGGAATATCAGGCCGATCATCAACAGAAGGATCGAAGAGGGAGTCAGGGTCCGGGTAGTATGCACCCAGGGATCGGATGTGGACCTGATCAGGTCCGAGATACCAAAAGTCGAGATAAGGGTCATCGACCCGTCTAAACCCTCATCCAAACTGGATTTCAGGGGAGGTGTCCTCATGGTGGACAACGCCGAAGTTATGATAAGCATCCTGGATAAAATGGTACAGGGAGAGGGCAAGGACATCACGGCAGTATATACACGCATGGACAGTATGATATCCGTATTCAAGCATTTTGCCGAGGTCGAATGGGACTCGGCGCTGCCGGTATAAGCATAATGCCGGATCGCCCGTTATTTTTCTTCATGATAATTTTTTACAAGACGACAAAAAAGATTACGTAAGTTAACCACAAAGGCAACTAAGAACACGGCTTTTTAACCACGAAGCGCACGAAGGCAAATAAGTACACCAGTTTCCACCACAAAGCGCACAAAGGGACACAAGGGTACACAAAGGACTTTTTTTAGAAATTCGGTATATATCTAAAAAAATTAGTGGTCCTTGTTCGCCTTCGTGCGCTTCGTGGTTAAAATATTGGTGTCCCCTCTTGGCCTTTGTGTTAAGTTTGATCAATTATGAATTGATGGATACACATAAAAGCTCACAGGACAGAGAATAGATGACACAGTAGATCCTCTTATGCCGGCAGGAAGAATAAATACTTGCGATGAAATTGTACATACGCAAAAACATTTGTCGCAGTGTATAGCATTATTCAAACCATTGCTGAAGGAAAAATATAGCGCTTGATCTTTCAGATATAGTGTTTATCTATTATAGGGTCTTCATAGTATAATTTAAGGAGAGATGACCCATGAACATAGAATTTTTTCTCAGCGCGACGATAGCGATATTCGTTATGGCGGACCCGTTCGGTAATATTCCCATATTCCTTTCGCTTACGAATTTTATGAGCGGTACTGAGAGAAGGTATGTGATCACCAAGGCTTCAGTCGTCGCAGGCATCATACTCATAGTGTTCGCATTGATCGGAAAAGAGTTCATGGATATTCTTGCCGTATCGATCAATTCGCTGCGTATAGCCGGAGGTATCCTTCTGCTCATCATAGCGTTCGACATGCTCATGGGGAAAGAGACCAGGGCTAAAAAGACGGACTCTTCGCCGCCGGAAGTGGACGAGGAGTACGGCTCAGTGGCGATCACACCCATGGCGACACCCTTGATCGCAGGCCCGGGAGCGATGACCGTCACAATGGTATACATGAATGAGGCGATAGGTTTTGATAAGATATTCATCCTGGCCGCCATTGTCCTGGCCATTCTGGTATCATGGATCATACTTGTGAACTGTGACTTCCTGTTCAGCATATTCCGTAAGGATGGGACCAGGGTGCTGACAAAGGTGATGGGTATAATCCTTGCGGCGATAGCTACGGAAATGGTCATCGGCGGCCTTAGCGGGGCTTTCCCTGCCTTGCTAGGATGAGGATGATATATAATCGGTGAGCGTTTTTTGGTTAATATGCAGGAGGGATTAATCGGAAAATAATCCTTTTTTAACAGGATAATATCGTTTTATTTTATGTAATTAATATAAATATGGAGTACTATAATATTTTTGGCGTATTGTATGAGGCTGAAAGTGTTATTTGCAATAATTTTGATAATTGCGGTCCTGACTATGGGATTCATATTTCCCAGGGGCGCTATATACTATGAAGAGAAAGCGAACGTTGTCCTGAAAGTGATCGGCAATACCCATACCATAAAGCCATCCGGGGAGTTTGTCATACCTGAAAAGCCTTTACAAAAGTCCGCGAGGGTAGTGACAATGTACTCCGATGACCCGGAAATAGAGAAATACCGCTCATACAGCCTTATCATTAATTACTATACGGCTCCGGAGCCTCCCGGATTTACAGAGAATTTCCTTGATGATTTTGTAAGAGGCGCCATAGTAGGCGTGGATGAATACAGGCTGGAAGGAAACAACATTACGGTATTTATCGGCAATACGCCTGACTGGAAAGATCAGATACGCCTCATAAGGGATCAGGATATGCCGACAAAGGAAATAAAATTATTTAAGATAAGTTTTGACCTTCTTGACACTGGCGTCTATAGCCCGGACATATCAGGTTTTAAAAAATACCCTTTTGAATACAATAATAACCCATTTTCCAGGATCGGTAACAACCGTGATTTCGAGGGATACCCGAATTTCCCTGAACAGGGGTCGGTATTCAAATGGACATCGAATGATAGCGCCTCAGAGCTCGGTCTTAGAGGTGTGGCAAATTACCTCGGATTTTCATATGAGCCCTTTAACGCAGCTCTGCTATGTGAGGGAGAACTGTATTACACGGGACAGTCCTTTGACGGGAAAAAAATATATGTCTCCGCGCTTTGCAGCGAAAATAAAGAAAGAGTTCCGGACATTATCTTTTTAAAGAACGACGATGGGAGCTATTCCGCCTATAAGCTATCGGATAGGCCGCCGGTATACGCTTACACGCTTTACGGGGCATACAATACGAACGAGTCGGTAGGCTTCGGCGTGTATAATGATCGCGGAGGGAAAATAGAGCTAAAGAACGCCGCTCCGTGGGAGATACAGTTCATGAAGGACGGGTCATGGAAGACCATTTTCAGCCCGATAGCGGCACAGGTGATAACGCCGCTGGCAGAAGGATCATTCAAGGAATGGTCATGGGACCAGAAGCTGGATGACGGCAGCATGGCTCCTTTCGGAGAATACCGGGTCGTTGTGGATAACAGGTTTATGACGAACTTCCGGATCTCGCCGGATGTCCCGCTAGTTGACCATGAAGATACCAACTATGACAGTGAAGCGGCCGATGGCGTGTTCATGGACCCGGCAGTGCAGAAAGCATTCGGCAACGCATATACGACTTCATCGTATAACGACGGGTTAAAGGACGAAATGATCAGCCAGATGCAATATAAGGCATGGGCAAAGGGCCTTGACCCGAAAAAACTGATCTCGTGCATAAATGCCACAGGCATATATGACGATAATACGAAAGCCCTGCCCAGTGAGGCCGTGTACGCTAAATATAACGGTAAGCCCGTATGGATAATAGTCTTTAACTGGGGCATGGGTGACGAAAGCCTGTCCCATATAAAATACTTCATCGTGGACGAAGCCATGGAAAATGTAGAGCACAGCAATGGATGCAGGTAAGGAACGATACGGTCTGCCTGCTTCAATTTTTTTGTTTCCTTTAATATATCGGGGATAATTTTTACTATTTTTCCTACTTTTCACGTAAAAATTTTGGAAAAATTTATAAAGGGTATATAAAGCTTTATATACTGAATGGTCTCTTAATTTATATTTAAATATAAAGGTAAGAGTTATTGCGAGCCGCGGGATAGGCGCCATATCCACGGATATAGCCTCGCGTTAACGGGTATCGTAAATAAAAAGGTATCAAATTTTGATGCAGTATAAATACGCATACCTTAAATAGTATAAATACTCTTATAAGTGAAGCTATAAAAGAGGTCAAACTTATGAGCAAAGCTGAAGAAGCGAAGAAGACGATAACAATCGAAAATGTCGTAGCATCCACCGCTATCGGACAGGAGATCGACCTCAAGTCCGTCACGCTCGCGCTGGAAGGAGCAGACTATGACCCGGAACAGTTCCCGGGACTGGTATACAGGACAAAGGACCCGAAGACGGCAGCCCTCATATTCAGGAGCGGTAAGATCGTATGCACGGGCGCAAAAAGCATAGAGGATGTGGATCGCGGACTTAAAAAGGTCTTCAAAAAGATGGACAGTGTAGGAATAAAGGTCGACCCGAACCCGGAGATCACCGTCCAGAACATAGTCGCATCAGCGGACCTCGGCTCAGTTCTTAACCTTAACGCCATCGCTATCGGCCTGGGCCTCGAGAACATAGAATATGAACCCGAGCAGTTCCCGGGTCTTGTCTATCGTTTAGATGTCCCGAAAGTGGTCGTACTCTTATTCGGCTCCGGCAAGCTGGTCGTCACAGGCGGCAAGAAGCCTAAGGACGCAGAGGAAGCCGTCGACAGGATCGTAA
The nucleotide sequence above comes from Methanooceanicella nereidis. Encoded proteins:
- a CDS encoding TrmB family transcriptional regulator → MSDEWVVDSFKRLGLTEYEARAYMALNRIKAGTVSDIHVASGIPRSAIYGALTKLEEKGLIEVEHGKPMRYRSIIPSKAMNKIKSAIDDERDKVLNYLEEAHARGENDEASEAVWTIRGVKNLYNKLSDTLCDAEKDIILIATDPIFVELEKHYSIFGNIRPIINRRIEEGVRVRVVCTQGSDVDLIRSEIPKVEIRVIDPSKPSSKLDFRGGVLMVDNAEVMISILDKMVQGEGKDITAVYTRMDSMISVFKHFAEVEWDSALPV
- the tes gene encoding tetraether lipid synthase Tes, whose amino-acid sequence is MAVTRSVSYPELKDGKIQDETLITKISDTKSLCPECLAVVDAEILDDGTKVILSKECKAHGVFSDIYYSDSRIYGRFLNYRAIGNGLSDPMTTISRGCPYDCGICPGHRSHTLLANIDVTNRCNLSCPICFANAKKSGYVYEPSFEEIRHMMTVLRNEKPVPCYAVQFAGGEPTMREDLPEIIKMAKEMGFIQIQIATNGVKLAASKDYCRELRKSPLSTVYLQFDGVTEEPYVRARGFNALPLKLKAISNMRETGLDNIVLVPTLVKDVNSGQVGDIVRFAIENLDVVRGVNFQPVSFTGRIESSELQRQRITIPDFMGLLEDQTSGEITKDDFYPVPCVTPISDLAETWSHESQVRFTVHPHCGCGTYVFIEGNKMIPVTRFVDVSGLLNTLESISIEFKNSRFSKVMVTERLLKEVPKYVDREKMPGNLDYHGIIRSFIRGRSIDALCQFHDNALFIGAMHFQDPYNIDLERLRSCGIHYALPDGRVIPFCSYNMLYREALEKKFSRPSEEHK
- a CDS encoding TATA-box-binding protein, which codes for MSKAEEAKKTITIENVVASTAIGQEIDLKSVTLALEGADYDPEQFPGLVYRTKDPKTAALIFRSGKIVCTGAKSIEDVDRGLKKVFKKMDSVGIKVDPNPEITVQNIVASADLGSVLNLNAIAIGLGLENIEYEPEQFPGLVYRLDVPKVVVLLFGSGKLVVTGGKKPKDAEEAVDRIVRELEGLALI
- a CDS encoding MarC family protein, which gives rise to MNIEFFLSATIAIFVMADPFGNIPIFLSLTNFMSGTERRYVITKASVVAGIILIVFALIGKEFMDILAVSINSLRIAGGILLLIIAFDMLMGKETRAKKTDSSPPEVDEEYGSVAITPMATPLIAGPGAMTVTMVYMNEAIGFDKIFILAAIVLAILVSWIILVNCDFLFSIFRKDGTRVLTKVMGIILAAIATEMVIGGLSGAFPALLG